One stretch of Alcaligenes faecalis DNA includes these proteins:
- a CDS encoding LysR family transcriptional regulator — protein sequence MLEIRHLETLTAIRDSGSLQEAAERLHVTQSALSHQLRDLEVRLQVQLLNRRTRPARLTTAALRILMLADDILPRVRATERDLQRLAAGRTGRLHVAIDCHSCFQWLMPALDAFRQQWPDVTLDLSAAFSFAPLPALMRGDLDVVITSDPQDNPAVHYEPLFRYELVLAVSNQHPLSQYRYVEPFQLTDQVLITYPVERNRLDIFTQFLTPADVEPAAIRQAELTPMIVQLVASQRGVTALPNWALTEFLNPASIRTCRLGEHGIWRTLYATVRSEDLQADYVQAFLAQARETCFKSLQGIVAAQP from the coding sequence ATGCTTGAAATTCGCCATCTAGAGACCCTGACCGCCATCCGCGATAGCGGCAGCTTGCAGGAAGCCGCCGAGCGCCTGCATGTCACGCAGTCCGCCCTCTCGCACCAGCTACGCGATCTGGAAGTACGACTTCAAGTGCAATTGCTGAACCGCCGCACCCGCCCTGCCCGCCTGACCACGGCTGCCTTGCGCATCCTGATGCTGGCGGATGACATCCTGCCGCGCGTCCGTGCCACCGAACGCGACCTGCAAAGGCTGGCCGCCGGACGCACGGGACGTTTGCATGTGGCGATTGATTGCCACTCCTGCTTTCAATGGTTAATGCCCGCACTGGACGCATTCAGGCAGCAATGGCCTGACGTCACACTGGACTTGAGCGCGGCCTTCTCTTTTGCACCCCTGCCCGCCTTGATGCGCGGGGATCTGGATGTAGTGATTACGTCGGACCCACAGGACAATCCGGCTGTTCATTACGAGCCCCTGTTTCGCTATGAGCTGGTCCTGGCTGTCTCCAACCAGCACCCCTTGTCGCAGTACCGCTACGTAGAGCCTTTCCAATTGACCGATCAGGTGTTGATCACCTATCCGGTGGAACGTAATCGCCTGGATATTTTTACTCAGTTCCTGACGCCAGCCGATGTGGAGCCCGCTGCTATTCGGCAGGCCGAGCTGACACCCATGATCGTGCAACTGGTTGCCAGCCAACGCGGTGTGACGGCTTTGCCGAACTGGGCCTTGACGGAGTTCTTGAACCCGGCCTCGATCCGCACTTGCCGTTTGGGAGAGCACGGCATCTGGCGCACGCTCTATGCCACGGTGCGCAGCGAGGATTTACAAGCGGATTATGTGCAGGCCTTTTTGGCACAGGCACGTGAGACCTGCTTCAAAAGTCTGCAAGGGATTGTGGCGGCGCAGCCTTGA
- a CDS encoding TerC family protein, which translates to MIEFLQTLHWGSLFQIVLIDILLGGDNAVVIALACRNLPKQQRMQGIMWGTVGAIILRVILIFFALTLLDLPFLKVVGGLLLLWIGVKLLMPEDDEHGNIQGGGTIWAAVKTIIIADFVMSLDNVIAIAGAAQNAHLDHQLGYVIFGLLLSVPIIVWGSTLVLKLIDRFPIVVTLGGALLGWIAGGMLITDRIVENQFGVQPQPVKLGVEIVCALLVVALGKWLAHRKGSTKEA; encoded by the coding sequence ATGATTGAATTTCTCCAAACCCTGCATTGGGGTTCACTGTTTCAAATTGTACTGATTGATATTCTGCTCGGTGGCGACAATGCGGTCGTGATCGCGCTTGCCTGCCGTAACCTGCCCAAGCAGCAGCGTATGCAGGGCATTATGTGGGGTACCGTTGGCGCGATTATTCTGCGCGTCATTCTGATTTTCTTTGCCTTGACCTTGCTGGATCTGCCATTTTTGAAAGTGGTGGGCGGTCTCTTGCTCTTGTGGATCGGCGTCAAGCTGCTGATGCCCGAGGACGATGAGCACGGCAATATTCAAGGGGGCGGCACTATCTGGGCCGCTGTCAAAACCATCATCATCGCGGACTTCGTGATGAGCCTGGATAACGTGATTGCCATTGCCGGTGCGGCGCAAAATGCGCACCTGGATCACCAATTGGGCTACGTGATCTTTGGTTTATTGCTAAGTGTCCCCATTATTGTCTGGGGCAGTACCCTGGTTCTGAAACTGATTGACCGTTTCCCTATTGTCGTGACCCTGGGTGGTGCCTTGCTGGGCTGGATTGCAGGCGGCATGCTCATCACCGACCGTATTGTGGAAAATCAATTTGGCGTGCAGCCCCAGCCTGTTAAACTCGGGGTCGAGATTGTTTGTGCCTTATTAGTGGTGGCGCTGGGCAAATGGCTGGCGCACCGTAAAGGTTCTACCAAGGAAGCTTAG
- the recX gene encoding recombination regulator RecX has protein sequence MIFPPEFDDEPFETDPEEIRERKQAQRERVAALSARPTRAGRNVEESSGDDAPAAEKKAPSKRPGLSLKARALNFLSRREYSRLELGRRLAPHAESAEEVEALLDALVEQKWLSNERFAHSVVNRRASRVGTRVILQELRQHGVDVEQTEIIKEELMATELERAKQVWGKKFSAPPDDPRSYAKQYRFMASRGFSGRILQQILGDWEDDPA, from the coding sequence CTGATTTTTCCCCCAGAGTTTGATGACGAACCCTTTGAGACAGACCCGGAGGAAATCCGGGAACGTAAACAAGCTCAACGGGAACGCGTTGCTGCGCTTTCTGCCCGGCCCACACGGGCAGGCAGAAACGTAGAAGAAAGCTCGGGTGATGACGCTCCGGCTGCGGAAAAGAAAGCCCCGTCCAAACGGCCGGGGCTGTCTCTTAAAGCCAGAGCCTTGAATTTTTTATCCCGACGCGAATATTCGCGCCTGGAATTGGGCCGCCGACTGGCCCCTCATGCAGAAAGTGCCGAAGAAGTGGAGGCTTTGCTCGACGCTTTGGTCGAACAGAAATGGCTGTCCAACGAGCGCTTTGCACATAGTGTCGTCAATCGCCGTGCTTCCCGTGTGGGCACCCGCGTTATTCTGCAAGAGCTGCGCCAGCATGGCGTGGATGTAGAACAGACCGAAATCATCAAAGAAGAATTGATGGCTACCGAGCTGGAACGGGCCAAGCAAGTGTGGGGCAAGAAGTTCAGTGCACCGCCGGATGATCCCCGCAGTTACGCCAAACAATATCGCTTCATGGCCAGCCGAGGTTTTTCGGGCCGTATCTTGCAGCAGATTCTGGGTGATTGGGAAGACGATCCAGCTTGA
- the sucC gene encoding ADP-forming succinate--CoA ligase subunit beta, which yields MKIHEYQGKALLKQFGVAVPRGIPAFSVDEAVAAAQELGGSVWVVKAQIHAGGRGKGGGVKLARSMDEVRQLASEILGMQLITHQTGPEGQKVGRLLIEEGADIKKEYYVGIVTDRATQRVAVMASSEGGMEIEEVAERDPDAILKEFVDPAVGLTNEQATKLARGIGVPDASIEKAVAEFQKLYKCYTETDAELAEINPLILTGSGDIIALDAKFNFDGNALFRHPDIVAFRDLAEEDPAEVEASKYDLAYIQLDGNIGCLVNGAGLAMATMDTIKLFGGEPANFLDVGGGATAEKVTEAFKIMLANKGVKAILVNIFGGIMRCDVIAEGVIAACKAVNLNVPLVVRMKGTNEELGKKMLADSGLPIISADTMAEAATAVVAAAK from the coding sequence ATGAAAATTCACGAATATCAGGGCAAAGCACTGCTTAAGCAGTTTGGCGTTGCCGTGCCACGCGGAATTCCTGCCTTCTCCGTCGATGAAGCGGTTGCAGCTGCGCAGGAGCTGGGTGGCTCTGTGTGGGTTGTCAAAGCCCAGATTCACGCCGGTGGCCGTGGCAAGGGCGGTGGCGTCAAGCTGGCTCGCTCGATGGACGAAGTGCGTCAACTGGCCTCGGAAATCCTGGGCATGCAGCTGATCACTCACCAAACTGGCCCTGAAGGCCAGAAAGTGGGTCGCCTGCTGATCGAGGAAGGCGCGGACATCAAGAAGGAATACTACGTCGGTATCGTTACCGACCGTGCTACCCAGCGCGTGGCCGTGATGGCTTCCAGCGAAGGCGGCATGGAAATTGAAGAAGTGGCCGAGCGTGACCCCGACGCCATTCTGAAAGAGTTCGTGGACCCAGCCGTTGGCCTGACCAACGAGCAAGCCACCAAGCTGGCTCGCGGTATTGGCGTTCCTGACGCTTCTATCGAAAAAGCCGTTGCTGAATTCCAGAAGCTGTACAAGTGCTACACCGAAACTGACGCTGAACTGGCCGAGATCAACCCTCTGATCCTGACCGGCTCGGGCGACATCATTGCTTTGGACGCCAAGTTCAACTTTGATGGCAACGCTTTGTTCCGTCACCCCGATATCGTGGCTTTCCGTGACCTGGCCGAAGAAGATCCTGCTGAAGTTGAAGCCAGCAAATACGATCTGGCCTACATCCAGCTGGACGGCAACATTGGCTGCCTGGTGAACGGTGCCGGTCTGGCCATGGCTACCATGGACACTATCAAGCTGTTTGGCGGCGAGCCTGCCAACTTCCTGGACGTGGGCGGTGGCGCTACGGCCGAAAAAGTTACTGAAGCCTTCAAGATCATGTTGGCCAACAAGGGCGTCAAAGCCATTCTGGTTAACATTTTCGGCGGCATCATGCGCTGCGACGTGATCGCTGAAGGCGTGATCGCTGCGTGCAAGGCCGTCAACCTGAACGTGCCTCTGGTGGTACGCATGAAGGGTACCAACGAAGAGCTGGGCAAGAAAATGCTGGCCGATTCCGGTCTGCCCATCATCAGTGCTGACACCATGGCCGAAGCGGCGACTGCTGTTGTCGCTGCCGCCAAGTAA
- a CDS encoding sensor histidine kinase has translation MQHATPPPKNTAAPAKGKRVAPRPLIHKIMIWIFGPLFLLWTVGIVITYFIAQHIANSPYDRTLRDHLDLLRVEISHQDLSQPIYLSHGAQTILRQDSPTPTLWQIRDANGDPLAGNANLPVPDSWSYDTDLLRYRDVILDDQSLRLAYVWGGRDKNNTPFLAVAAETNEHRAVLHREILIGMLTPQFILVPLAAMLAGLGLTHGLEPLNLLQARLRARAPGDLSPVDQEQAPAEIVPLIDAMNGLLAQQAQFSATQRQFVANAAHQLKTPLAGIRTQAELALRERDPKQTEASLQQLVRGTDRATRLVTQMLALARAESSDALYAPTKQTLDLNTLTELHVGQRVPDALKLGLDLGLENNAKAILLQADPVLLDELINNLLDNALIYTPAGGWITMRTGQTQGKGWLEIEDNGPGIPAEHQARIFDRFYRIMGNQADGSGLGLAIVREIAEIHGASIDFMPLTGGQESGLRLRVSFPLSLPWRA, from the coding sequence ATGCAGCACGCTACACCCCCGCCCAAGAATACCGCCGCGCCGGCCAAAGGCAAGCGCGTGGCACCGCGCCCGCTCATCCACAAGATCATGATCTGGATTTTCGGGCCTTTGTTTTTGCTGTGGACGGTGGGCATTGTCATTACCTATTTCATCGCCCAGCACATTGCGAACTCCCCCTACGACCGCACCTTGCGCGATCACCTGGACTTGTTGCGGGTGGAAATCAGCCATCAGGATTTGAGCCAGCCCATCTATTTATCGCACGGGGCGCAGACGATTTTGCGGCAGGACAGCCCGACGCCTACGCTGTGGCAAATCCGGGATGCCAATGGCGACCCGCTGGCGGGCAACGCGAATTTGCCGGTTCCCGACAGCTGGAGTTATGACACCGACTTGCTGCGCTACCGGGACGTCATTCTGGATGATCAAAGCCTGCGGCTGGCCTATGTCTGGGGCGGCAGGGACAAAAACAACACGCCCTTTCTGGCCGTTGCCGCCGAAACCAATGAACATAGAGCGGTTCTACACAGAGAAATTCTGATCGGGATGCTGACACCGCAATTCATTCTGGTACCGCTGGCGGCCATGCTGGCGGGCTTGGGGCTGACACATGGCCTGGAGCCGCTGAACCTGCTGCAAGCGCGCCTGCGCGCTCGTGCGCCCGGTGATTTGTCGCCGGTGGATCAGGAGCAGGCACCTGCCGAAATCGTCCCGCTGATTGATGCCATGAATGGACTACTGGCCCAGCAGGCGCAGTTTTCAGCTACTCAAAGGCAGTTTGTGGCCAATGCGGCCCACCAGTTGAAAACCCCGCTGGCGGGGATACGCACCCAGGCCGAACTGGCCCTGCGCGAACGCGACCCCAAACAGACCGAAGCCAGCTTGCAGCAACTGGTACGCGGCACCGACCGAGCTACGCGCTTGGTCACCCAAATGCTGGCCCTGGCCCGCGCCGAAAGCAGCGATGCACTCTACGCCCCCACCAAGCAAACCCTGGACCTGAACACGCTGACTGAATTGCATGTCGGCCAGCGCGTACCCGATGCCTTGAAGCTTGGCCTGGACCTGGGGCTGGAGAACAATGCCAAGGCCATCCTCTTGCAAGCCGACCCTGTCCTGCTGGATGAGCTGATCAACAATCTGCTGGATAACGCCCTGATCTACACCCCGGCTGGCGGCTGGATCACCATGCGTACCGGTCAGACACAAGGCAAGGGCTGGCTGGAAATCGAGGACAACGGCCCCGGCATTCCCGCTGAACATCAGGCACGGATTTTTGATCGTTTTTATCGCATCATGGGCAACCAGGCCGACGGTAGCGGTCTGGGGCTGGCCATTGTGCGGGAGATTGCCGAGATTCACGGCGCCTCCATCGACTTTATGCCGCTGACGGGAGGCCAGGAAAGCGGCCTGCGCTTGCGCGTCAGTTTCCCACTGTCTTTGCCTTGGAGAGCCTGA
- the metE gene encoding 5-methyltetrahydropteroyltriglutamate--homocysteine S-methyltransferase — MTIIHNLGFPRMGAQRELKRSLEAYWAGQVSQQELLETGKALRAQHWDVQSKAGLDTVPVGDFAWYDQILEWSTLLGAVPARFGQADNAPLSLDTLFRMARGRAPSGTPAAACEMTKWFDTNYHYIVPEFTPGQSFRIARESLFEQIEEAKALGHKVKPVIPGPLTWLWLGKGDAYEGLADTGKLDLLDTLLPVYEQVLARFKAQGVEWVQIDEPVLVLDLPQAWQDAFRRVYQGLNQSGLKLLLATYFDDLHENVAVLKDLPVAGVHVDAVRAPAALQAMQAVLGQAQVLSAGVISGRDIWRTDLEKTVQTLKPLQAALGARLWIAPSCSLLHVPVDVQSETGLDAELKSWLSFAVQKLDELKLLQGLLDGTLDEAGQQAVQAQQAALKTRRESKRTHNPAVQAQMEKIDQLKRQRAPFAQRIKAQRNKLNLPDYPTTTIGSFPQTTEIRTARRDWRGGALSDAAYEKAMQAEIEQVIRFQERIGLDVLVHGEAERNDMVEYFGELLGGFAFTQNGWVQSYGSRCVKPPIIFGDVLRVAPMSVAWSSYAQSLTERPVKGMLTGPVTMLQWSFVRDDQPRADTCRQLALALRDEVSDLEQAGIRVIQLDEPAFREGLPLRQGDWEAYLDWAVDCFRLSTSAVSDETQIHTHMCYSEFNDIMQSIADMDADVITIETSRSNMLLLDAFENFEYPNHIGPGVYDIHSPNVPDKDWMVRLMGEAAKRLPADRLWVNPDCGLKTRGWAETEASLLAMVDAARALRAAA, encoded by the coding sequence ATGACTATTATTCATAATTTGGGTTTTCCTCGCATGGGTGCGCAGCGCGAATTGAAGCGCTCTTTGGAAGCCTATTGGGCCGGTCAGGTAAGCCAGCAAGAGCTGTTGGAGACGGGCAAAGCCTTGCGCGCTCAGCATTGGGATGTGCAAAGCAAGGCGGGTCTGGACACCGTGCCGGTGGGTGACTTTGCCTGGTATGACCAGATTTTGGAGTGGAGCACCTTGCTGGGGGCGGTTCCTGCCCGTTTCGGCCAGGCTGACAATGCGCCCCTGTCTTTGGATACCTTGTTTCGCATGGCACGAGGTCGTGCGCCCAGCGGCACGCCTGCCGCTGCTTGTGAAATGACCAAGTGGTTCGATACGAATTACCACTACATCGTCCCCGAGTTCACACCGGGTCAAAGCTTCCGTATTGCGCGTGAGTCCTTGTTTGAACAGATTGAAGAAGCCAAGGCTTTAGGACACAAGGTCAAGCCCGTGATTCCTGGTCCCTTGACCTGGTTGTGGCTGGGCAAGGGCGATGCTTATGAGGGCTTGGCGGATACGGGCAAGCTGGATCTGCTGGATACCTTGCTACCTGTTTATGAGCAAGTGCTGGCCCGCTTCAAAGCACAGGGTGTGGAATGGGTGCAGATTGATGAGCCTGTTCTGGTTCTGGATTTGCCCCAGGCGTGGCAGGACGCTTTCCGCCGCGTCTATCAAGGCCTGAATCAGTCCGGCTTGAAGCTGCTGCTGGCGACCTATTTTGATGATCTGCATGAAAACGTCGCGGTATTGAAAGACCTGCCCGTGGCGGGTGTGCATGTCGATGCTGTGCGCGCTCCGGCTGCTTTACAGGCCATGCAAGCCGTATTGGGCCAAGCTCAGGTGCTGTCTGCCGGTGTGATTTCGGGGCGCGATATTTGGCGCACAGACCTGGAAAAAACGGTTCAGACCTTGAAGCCTTTGCAAGCCGCCTTGGGTGCGCGCCTATGGATTGCACCATCCTGCTCGCTTCTGCATGTGCCGGTGGATGTGCAAAGTGAAACCGGCCTGGATGCTGAATTAAAGAGCTGGCTGTCCTTTGCGGTGCAGAAACTGGATGAGCTGAAGCTCTTGCAAGGATTGCTGGATGGCACTTTGGATGAAGCGGGGCAGCAAGCGGTTCAAGCGCAGCAAGCGGCCTTGAAAACGCGTCGTGAGTCCAAGCGTACGCACAATCCTGCAGTACAAGCCCAGATGGAGAAAATTGACCAGCTCAAGCGTCAACGTGCTCCGTTTGCTCAGCGTATCAAGGCCCAGCGCAACAAGCTGAATTTGCCCGATTATCCCACCACCACAATTGGTTCTTTCCCCCAGACCACGGAAATTCGTACCGCCCGTCGCGACTGGCGCGGTGGTGCTCTAAGTGATGCGGCTTATGAAAAAGCCATGCAGGCTGAAATCGAGCAGGTCATTCGTTTTCAGGAGCGGATCGGTCTGGACGTCCTGGTGCATGGCGAGGCCGAGCGCAACGATATGGTGGAGTACTTCGGTGAACTGCTGGGTGGTTTTGCCTTTACGCAAAATGGTTGGGTGCAAAGCTACGGTTCGCGCTGCGTGAAGCCGCCGATTATCTTTGGTGATGTGCTGCGCGTGGCACCGATGAGCGTGGCCTGGTCCTCCTACGCCCAGTCATTAACCGAGCGTCCCGTCAAAGGCATGTTGACCGGCCCGGTGACGATGTTGCAGTGGTCTTTTGTTCGTGACGATCAGCCGCGTGCCGATACGTGTCGTCAATTGGCTTTGGCCTTGCGGGATGAGGTCTCCGATCTGGAACAGGCCGGCATTCGTGTCATTCAGCTGGATGAGCCCGCCTTTCGCGAGGGCTTGCCGCTACGCCAGGGCGATTGGGAAGCCTATCTGGATTGGGCGGTGGATTGCTTCCGTCTGTCCACCAGCGCGGTGTCCGACGAAACCCAGATTCATACCCATATGTGTTATTCGGAGTTCAACGACATCATGCAGTCCATTGCCGATATGGACGCGGATGTGATCACGATTGAAACGTCGCGCTCCAATATGCTCTTGCTGGATGCCTTCGAGAACTTTGAGTATCCCAACCACATTGGCCCTGGTGTTTACGATATTCACTCGCCCAATGTGCCCGATAAGGACTGGATGGTGCGTTTGATGGGGGAGGCGGCCAAGCGCCTGCCCGCCGACCGTTTGTGGGTGAATCCGGATTGCGGTTTGAAGACACGGGGCTGGGCTGAAACTGAAGCTTCCTTGCTGGCCATGGTGGATGCGGCCAGGGCATTGCGAGCGGCTGCCTGA
- the sucD gene encoding succinate--CoA ligase subunit alpha, with protein MSILINKDTKVITQGITGKTGQFHTRMCREYGNGMEAFVAGVNPKRAGEDFEGVPIYASVSDAKAETGATVSVIYVPPAGAAAAIWEAVEADLDLVICITEGIPVRDMLEVRNRMRAENRKTLLLGPNCPGLITPDELKIGIMPGHIHRKGRIGVVSRSGTLTYEAVAQVTELGLGQSSAVGIGGDPINGLKHIDVLKMFNDDPDTDAVIMIGEIGGPDEVNAALWAKDNMTKPVVGFIAGVTAPPGKRMGHAGALISGGADTADAKLEVMEACGIRTTRNPSEMGKLLKEVL; from the coding sequence ATGTCGATTCTGATCAATAAAGACACCAAAGTCATCACGCAAGGGATCACCGGCAAGACCGGCCAGTTCCACACCCGCATGTGCCGTGAATACGGTAACGGCATGGAAGCCTTTGTGGCTGGCGTGAACCCCAAGCGTGCCGGTGAGGATTTCGAAGGTGTACCTATCTACGCCTCCGTGTCCGACGCCAAGGCTGAAACTGGCGCGACTGTGTCGGTTATTTACGTTCCACCCGCAGGCGCTGCCGCTGCCATCTGGGAAGCTGTTGAAGCTGACCTGGACCTGGTTATCTGCATTACCGAAGGTATCCCTGTTCGTGACATGCTGGAAGTTCGCAACCGCATGCGCGCTGAAAACCGCAAAACCCTGCTGTTGGGCCCGAACTGCCCCGGTCTGATCACTCCTGACGAGCTGAAGATCGGTATCATGCCCGGCCACATTCACCGCAAGGGCCGCATCGGTGTGGTCAGCCGCTCCGGCACGCTGACATACGAAGCCGTTGCTCAAGTAACCGAACTGGGCCTGGGTCAATCCTCGGCTGTGGGTATCGGTGGCGACCCAATCAACGGTCTGAAGCACATCGACGTACTGAAGATGTTCAACGACGATCCTGATACCGATGCCGTTATCATGATTGGCGAGATCGGCGGTCCAGACGAAGTCAACGCGGCTTTGTGGGCTAAAGACAATATGACCAAGCCTGTTGTTGGCTTTATCGCTGGTGTGACAGCGCCTCCCGGAAAACGCATGGGTCACGCTGGTGCCCTGATCTCCGGCGGTGCCGACACGGCCGACGCCAAGCTGGAAGTGATGGAAGCTTGCGGTATTCGTACCACTCGCAACCCATCCGAAATGGGCAAGCTGCTCAAAGAAGTGCTGTAA
- a CDS encoding DUF2889 domain-containing protein, with amino-acid sequence MPLPPPSVAREPLHTRTITVQSFAREDGLWDLEASLLDVKSYDFPIRNGQTHKAGDPVHLMHLRITIDSSFAIVDAVAVYDAAPYQDNCSSISDAYQKLVGLNLLKQFRQGVKERFGRSAGCTHMSELAQVLPTAAVQTMAGRRRSSGESEIYRTDKQPFHLDGCHALRLSGPVVEEFYPVWYRPKVTDGVD; translated from the coding sequence ATGCCTTTGCCCCCGCCGTCCGTCGCCCGTGAACCATTGCATACGCGTACCATCACGGTACAGTCGTTTGCACGGGAAGATGGCCTCTGGGACCTGGAGGCCTCGCTACTGGATGTGAAGTCCTACGACTTTCCCATACGCAACGGCCAAACCCATAAGGCAGGTGATCCTGTCCACCTGATGCATCTGCGTATCACTATTGATAGCAGCTTTGCCATTGTGGATGCCGTGGCGGTCTACGATGCAGCCCCTTACCAGGACAACTGTTCGTCCATTTCGGACGCCTACCAGAAATTGGTGGGCCTGAATTTGCTCAAGCAATTTCGGCAGGGTGTCAAAGAGCGCTTTGGGCGTTCGGCTGGCTGTACGCACATGAGCGAGCTGGCACAAGTGTTGCCAACCGCCGCCGTACAGACCATGGCCGGGCGACGTCGCAGCAGCGGGGAATCAGAGATTTATCGCACCGATAAGCAGCCCTTCCATCTGGATGGCTGCCATGCCTTGCGTTTGAGCGGTCCCGTGGTTGAGGAATTTTATCCCGTCTGGTATCGACCCAAAGTCACAGACGGGGTGGATTAG
- the recA gene encoding recombinase RecA, whose product MDDKNSKAVASERSKALAAALSQIEKQFGKGSIMRYGDDNVEHDIQVVSTGSLGLDIALGVGGLPRGRVIEIYGPESSGKTTLTLQVIAEMQKLKGTCAFIDAEHALDVQYAQKLGVNLGDLLISQPDTGEQALEITEALVRSGSVDLIVIDSVAALTPKAEIEGDMGDSLPGLQARLMSQALRKLTATIKRANCMVIFINQIRMKIGVMFGNPETTTGGNALKFYSSVRLDIRRIGSIKRGDEMVGNETRVKVVKNKVAPPFKQTEFDIMYGSGISREGEIIDLGVQTGVVDKAGAWYSYDGNRIGQGKDNVREFLKERPELAREIENKVREKLGVALMSAAVSRPATAPVADPAEGEA is encoded by the coding sequence ATGGACGATAAAAACAGCAAAGCAGTGGCCTCGGAACGTTCCAAAGCGCTGGCCGCCGCTCTGTCGCAAATCGAAAAGCAGTTCGGCAAGGGCTCGATCATGCGTTATGGCGACGACAACGTCGAGCATGACATCCAGGTGGTCTCCACGGGTTCGCTGGGTCTGGACATTGCGTTGGGCGTCGGTGGTCTGCCACGTGGTCGCGTTATTGAAATTTACGGCCCGGAGTCCTCGGGTAAAACCACGCTGACCCTGCAAGTCATTGCAGAGATGCAAAAGCTCAAAGGCACCTGCGCCTTTATTGATGCCGAGCACGCGCTTGACGTGCAATACGCGCAAAAGCTGGGCGTGAACCTGGGCGATCTGCTGATCTCCCAGCCCGATACCGGCGAACAGGCTCTGGAAATTACCGAAGCTCTGGTGCGTTCGGGCTCGGTAGACCTGATCGTTATCGACTCGGTAGCTGCCCTGACTCCCAAGGCTGAAATCGAAGGCGATATGGGCGATTCCTTGCCCGGTTTGCAAGCCCGTTTGATGAGCCAGGCCCTGCGTAAATTGACGGCTACCATCAAGCGCGCCAATTGCATGGTTATCTTCATTAACCAGATCCGTATGAAGATTGGCGTCATGTTCGGCAACCCTGAAACCACCACGGGTGGTAACGCACTGAAGTTTTACTCCTCCGTGCGTCTGGATATCCGCCGTATCGGCTCCATCAAGCGTGGCGACGAAATGGTGGGTAACGAAACCCGCGTCAAAGTGGTCAAGAACAAGGTTGCGCCTCCCTTCAAGCAAACCGAATTCGACATCATGTACGGCAGCGGTATTTCCCGCGAAGGCGAGATTATCGATCTGGGCGTACAAACCGGCGTGGTCGACAAGGCCGGTGCCTGGTACAGCTACGACGGCAACCGTATTGGCCAGGGTAAGGACAATGTGCGCGAATTCCTGAAAGAGCGCCCTGAACTGGCCCGCGAAATCGAAAACAAAGTGCGTGAAAAACTGGGCGTTGCCCTGATGAGCGCTGCTGTCAGCCGCCCAGCGACGGCTCCTGTCGCTGATCCGGCCGAGGGAGAAGCCTGA
- a CDS encoding response regulator transcription factor, whose amino-acid sequence MRILIAEDDSILADGLSRSLRYEGYAVDVVHDGDSADSALQLQSFDLLILDLDLPKKPGLSVLQSIRQRQDTLPVLILTASDTVEQRVRGLDLGADDYMSKPFALTELEARVRALTRRSTGTSSALLHHKRLSFDLKGRMAYIDNQPLELSARETSLLEIFLSRSGRMISKNQFVDLLCEWGEEVTPNAIEVYIHRLRKKLEPSGVRILTVRGLGYCLEPEKLREDAPA is encoded by the coding sequence ATGCGCATACTCATAGCTGAAGACGACAGTATTCTCGCGGATGGACTTTCTCGCTCCTTACGCTACGAAGGCTATGCGGTCGATGTCGTGCACGATGGCGATAGCGCCGACTCGGCCTTGCAACTGCAAAGCTTTGACCTTCTGATCCTGGATCTGGACCTGCCCAAAAAGCCCGGCCTGTCGGTGCTGCAGTCGATCCGCCAGCGCCAGGATACCCTCCCCGTTCTGATTCTGACGGCCAGCGACACGGTAGAACAGCGCGTGCGCGGTCTGGATCTGGGCGCGGACGACTATATGTCCAAACCCTTTGCCCTGACCGAGCTGGAAGCCCGCGTGCGCGCCCTGACGCGTCGCAGTACCGGCACCAGCAGCGCCTTGCTGCATCACAAACGGCTCAGCTTCGACCTGAAAGGTCGCATGGCTTATATAGACAATCAGCCCCTGGAACTATCGGCACGCGAAACTAGCTTGCTGGAGATTTTCCTGTCACGTAGCGGTCGCATGATCAGCAAGAACCAGTTTGTGGACCTGCTCTGTGAGTGGGGTGAGGAAGTCACCCCTAACGCCATCGAGGTCTACATCCACCGCCTGCGCAAAAAGCTGGAGCCCAGCGGCGTACGCATCCTGACTGTACGTGGTCTGGGATACTGTCTGGAACCGGAAAAACTGCGAGAAGACGCTCCAGCCTAA